Proteins encoded by one window of Blautia luti:
- a CDS encoding lysophospholipid acyltransferase family protein: protein MKRILLMVLRNLFFVPYGWFKLCWYASHVDRYTEEERYRLLQYVDHRAIRGGNLKIDAHGLENIPKENGFMFFPNHQGLFDVLAIIQVCPVPFSVVAKKELSDVPFLKQVFACMKAFSMDREDIKQSMQVILKVIKEVKQGRNYLIFAEGTRSKDGNHPQEFKSGSFKAATKSQCPIVPVALIDSYKAFDTGSIKKLTVQVHFLKPMYYEEYKDMKTTEIAAEVKRRIEETIQKNIEK from the coding sequence ATGAAAAGAATATTGCTGATGGTGCTGAGAAATCTGTTCTTTGTTCCTTATGGATGGTTCAAATTATGCTGGTACGCATCTCATGTAGACCGTTATACGGAAGAAGAGAGATACAGGCTTCTTCAGTATGTGGATCACAGGGCGATACGCGGCGGAAATCTGAAAATAGATGCTCATGGTCTGGAAAATATTCCGAAGGAGAACGGATTTATGTTCTTCCCTAATCACCAGGGGCTGTTTGACGTACTGGCAATTATCCAGGTATGTCCGGTTCCATTTTCTGTGGTAGCAAAAAAAGAACTCTCTGATGTGCCATTTTTAAAACAGGTTTTTGCCTGCATGAAGGCATTCAGCATGGACAGAGAAGATATCAAACAGTCTATGCAGGTGATCCTGAAAGTTATAAAAGAAGTAAAGCAGGGAAGAAACTATCTGATATTCGCAGAGGGAACCAGAAGTAAAGATGGAAACCATCCCCAGGAATTCAAAAGTGGAAGTTTCAAAGCAGCGACTAAATCTCAATGTCCCATTGTACCGGTAGCATTGATCGATTCCTATAAAGCGTTTGATACAGGATCAATCAAAAAGCTTACGGTACAGGTGCATTTTTTAAAGCCAATGTATTATGAAGAGTATAAAGATATGAAGACAACGGAGATTGCTGCTGAAGTTAAAAGGCGCATTGAAGAGACTATTCAAAAAAATATTGAAAAATAA
- a CDS encoding SpoIID/LytB domain-containing protein, which produces MHRLFFLCFIPYLMVILMNGADTALLIRKFNMEMILPVITAAQIPDDYELETIKAQTIIARSNLIRQIQESGVRAQLKELQKTGNKDIFLKKLLNEKYETAANQTEGLILTAGQQLKTVPYHEISAGKTREGAECLHDSEYDYLKSVESTADKEADGYLTGIYVSANRLPDKLVIKTRDSAGYVTELLADGKVLEGESFRMGMGLPSSNFTVQRIGKSIRFMCRGKGHGLGFSQYGGNALAKEQQKAEEILAVYFPKMKLTDVEELQMQGKIKE; this is translated from the coding sequence ATGCATCGTCTTTTTTTTCTGTGTTTTATTCCCTATCTTATGGTTATACTTATGAATGGTGCAGATACTGCATTATTAATCCGTAAATTTAATATGGAAATGATCCTGCCTGTTATTACAGCGGCACAGATTCCGGATGATTATGAGCTGGAAACAATAAAAGCCCAGACAATCATAGCAAGGTCAAATCTCATCAGACAGATTCAGGAAAGCGGGGTGAGGGCTCAGTTAAAGGAATTACAGAAAACAGGAAACAAGGATATTTTTTTGAAAAAACTGTTGAATGAAAAATATGAAACTGCTGCAAACCAGACAGAAGGGCTGATCCTTACTGCAGGGCAGCAACTGAAAACAGTACCTTATCATGAAATAAGTGCAGGGAAGACCAGAGAGGGTGCAGAATGTTTACATGACTCAGAATATGATTATCTTAAATCTGTAGAGAGTACTGCGGACAAAGAAGCTGACGGGTATTTGACGGGAATTTATGTCAGCGCGAACCGCCTGCCCGATAAATTGGTGATAAAAACCAGAGACAGTGCCGGATATGTAACAGAACTGCTTGCTGACGGAAAAGTTCTGGAAGGAGAATCTTTTCGAATGGGAATGGGACTGCCGTCTTCGAATTTCACGGTACAGAGAATTGGCAAAAGCATCCGGTTTATGTGCAGGGGAAAGGGACATGGGCTGGGATTTTCACAGTATGGAGGAAATGCGCTGGCAAAGGAGCAACAAAAAGCAGAAGAAATCCTGGCTGTATATTTTCCGAAAATGAAACTTACAGATGTGGAAGAACTGCAGATGCAGGGAAAAATAAAAGAGTAA
- a CDS encoding M23 family metallopeptidase yields the protein MMNNKITRIIANTVGLAAVAALGITVYQLGTAPVKENAPKEQTESTGQEEDSMVDVGNSQVESENQPLIQEEGEENQDYTQDTENTVENSLEDSEADEDNSGEDANSDEEDVSSGEETLQTTENEDAGEATDVSASAVNLPAVNFSEDTLMEWPVNGNILLDYSMDQTTYFPTLDQYKLSPGISVGAVEGAPVTAAVNGTVYSIEQDAQTGTTLTMELGNGYQAVYGQLEDLTVSEGDTVKKGTTIGYIAQPTKYYSTEGTNLYFAMKRNGEPVDPIQYLP from the coding sequence ATGATGAATAACAAAATCACGCGAATCATCGCCAATACGGTTGGGCTGGCGGCAGTGGCAGCATTGGGAATTACAGTATATCAGCTGGGAACAGCTCCTGTAAAAGAAAACGCACCTAAGGAGCAGACAGAAAGTACAGGTCAGGAAGAAGATTCTATGGTGGATGTGGGAAACAGCCAGGTAGAATCAGAAAATCAGCCACTTATCCAGGAAGAGGGCGAAGAAAACCAGGATTATACACAAGACACAGAAAACACTGTGGAAAACTCACTCGAAGACAGTGAAGCAGATGAGGATAACAGTGGGGAAGATGCGAATAGCGATGAAGAAGATGTTTCATCGGGAGAAGAAACGTTACAGACAACCGAAAACGAGGATGCAGGCGAAGCAACAGATGTATCTGCTTCAGCAGTAAATCTTCCGGCAGTGAATTTCTCTGAAGATACTTTAATGGAGTGGCCGGTGAACGGAAATATTCTGCTTGATTACAGTATGGATCAGACCACATATTTTCCTACATTAGATCAGTATAAATTAAGCCCGGGGATTTCAGTCGGAGCAGTTGAAGGGGCACCTGTAACAGCAGCTGTAAATGGAACGGTATATTCAATAGAGCAGGATGCACAGACGGGAACTACTTTAACTATGGAACTGGGAAATGGTTACCAGGCAGTGTATGGACAGCTGGAAGACCTGACAGTATCTGAAGGGGATACAGTGAAGAAGGGAACTACCATCGGATATATTGCGCAGCCTACAAAATATTACAGTACAGAAGGAACAAACCTGTATTTCGCCATGAAGAGAAATGGCGAACCCGTTGATCCAATCCAATACCTTCCATAA
- a CDS encoding LacI family DNA-binding transcriptional regulator encodes MNINEIARLAGVSRATVSRYLNNGYVSEEKKAVIHRVIEETGYQPSSQAQMLRTKKTRLVGVILPKINSNTISREAAGISDILTKKGYQIILANTNNDIEEELKYISLFKDNQVDGVIFIATILTRRHKKLLKECKVPVVILGQLLEGYPCIFQDDYKAAGRITEQLVQTGNKFGYITVTDKDEAVGQQRKAGVVDTLARYGRELQPKCVKTGDFTLESGYEAARELFQEQGDVDTLICATDTMAAGAMTWLKENGYRIPQDVQVAGIGDSPLGKILEPKLTTIHFYYKTSGMEAAEMLTSLMESGNGGVCKEIKMGCELVLRGSHRDPVKSK; translated from the coding sequence ATGAACATAAATGAAATTGCCAGGCTGGCAGGTGTTTCGAGGGCAACTGTGTCCAGATATCTGAATAATGGTTATGTCAGTGAGGAAAAGAAAGCAGTTATCCACCGGGTGATAGAAGAAACCGGATATCAGCCATCTTCACAGGCGCAGATGCTCAGGACCAAGAAGACCAGACTGGTAGGAGTGATCCTGCCGAAGATCAATTCCAATACCATCAGCAGGGAAGCCGCAGGAATCAGTGATATTCTTACGAAAAAAGGATATCAGATCATTCTTGCAAATACGAATAATGATATAGAAGAAGAACTTAAATATATTTCGCTTTTCAAAGATAACCAGGTGGACGGCGTGATCTTTATTGCAACAATACTGACCCGCCGACATAAAAAGCTCTTGAAGGAATGCAAGGTACCGGTAGTGATCCTGGGACAGCTTCTGGAAGGGTATCCGTGTATTTTTCAGGATGATTATAAGGCGGCAGGCAGGATTACAGAACAGCTGGTTCAGACGGGAAATAAATTCGGATATATCACAGTTACGGATAAAGATGAAGCAGTAGGACAGCAAAGAAAAGCAGGAGTGGTGGACACCCTCGCCAGATATGGCAGAGAGCTGCAGCCGAAATGTGTGAAAACAGGAGATTTCACTCTGGAATCTGGTTATGAAGCTGCCAGGGAATTATTTCAGGAGCAGGGGGATGTGGATACGCTGATCTGTGCCACAGATACCATGGCTGCCGGTGCAATGACCTGGCTGAAGGAAAATGGATACAGGATTCCACAGGATGTGCAGGTAGCCGGGATCGGTGACAGTCCACTGGGAAAGATCCTGGAACCCAAGCTTACCACCATCCATTTCTATTATAAGACCAGCGGAATGGAAGCTGCCGAGATGCTTACCAGCCTGATGGAATCCGGGAATGGCGGTGTCTGTAAGGAAATAAAAATGGGATGTGAACTGGTACTGAGAGGTTCACACAGAGATCCTGTGAAAAGTAAATAA